Proteins found in one Miscanthus floridulus cultivar M001 chromosome 4, ASM1932011v1, whole genome shotgun sequence genomic segment:
- the LOC136549220 gene encoding uncharacterized protein produces the protein MFMVVPNYTYLKLKMLGPNDVITIKSMYKHAYDCDVECIEYAEALVEAETLIANLDRLGGKVPDSKHRAGTFKPTEAIKVIPVDLACPDDRALRISATLDIK, from the coding sequence atgtttatggtagtccccaactacacctacctcaagctcaagatgctgggtcCCAACGACGTCATCACGATTAAATCCATGTACAAGCATGCATATGActgtgacgtcgagtgcatcgagtacgccgaggctctcgtggaggctgagaccctcatcgccaacctcgaccggCTCGGTGgcaaggtgcctgactccaagcatcgcgccGGGACATTCAagcccacggaggccatcaagGTCATCCCAGTCGATctcgcctgccccgacgaccgggcgctgaggatcagcgccaccctcgacatcaaatag